The Rhodothermales bacterium DNA segment TAGGGGGCGTGAAGCTGCATTTTGAGGATGGCGCTTCTTCCACGTTACCCTAAAACGAAAACCATCGTGCACTCGCGCCAAGTACACACGGGCCATTCGATCCCATGCGACTACTCATTTTCGGCAATTCCGGTTCAGGTAAGAGCACCTACGCACGCGCTATTTCAGCACGACACGGGCTGCCGCATCTCGACCTGGATTCTATCGTCTGGGAGCCCGAGCAGATCGCCGTGCAGCGGCCCGAGGAGGATATCGCGGCCTCGCTGGCCGAGTTTATTTCCCGCAACGCCACCTGGGTCATTGAGGGCTGTTATGGGGAGTTGGTCCAATCCGCGTCGGCGCACTGCACGGAACTTATCTTCCTCAATCCTGGCGTCGAGGCCTGCCTGGCCAACAACCTCCGACGCCCCTGGGAGCCTCACAAGTACGCCTCCCTTGATGAACAAAACGCCATGTTGTCGGCTTTACAGGCATGGGTAGCAGGTTACTACGAGCGAGACGATGCCTGGTCATACAAGGCGCATCGCGCTGTGTTTGATGCCTTCCCAGGTGTAAAAGTCGAACACATCGAGGCGACCGAGTATACGGTTTAACCGGGCGCCAAAACCGAATCCGACTTCGGAACAGGGGTGTGGCGCCGTTTCGTGGTCGTGCTGTGAGAGCCCATGCACCCGAACCCAGCTTACCCTCTTCGTCCCGCCGGCGCCCGGCGCGTTGCTCGAGGCCCATCGCCGGCGGCTCGACCCCGTCCAGGCCGGCCTGATCGCCGCCCATGTCACCCTGTGCCGCGAGGACGAAATCGCGCGCCTCGATCCGCAAATCCTCCGCCACCGCATCGCCTCCCGGCAGCGATGCAAGGATAGCCGGCTCTATCCGGGTATTGTGTCATGCATGGGTCGCCGTTACATTGTAACCGGGCGCTCCGCGCATGGCGTCGGCGCTCACACGAACACGTGGTCCGTCGCGCCCTCGATATCAACCCCCTGGAAGCATGGGCAAGCGCTAATGGAGTACGTATCAGATCGACCTATCGATCATCGAGGCACGCCTCAACGTCGGAAGCTGTTCACGGCTCGAGCGGTCCGACTCATCTGCGCTACGTTCCTGTACGGCGCTGTCTTTGCGTTTACCCCCGCGGCTGCCCAACAGGTGGATAGTAGCGAGCTTAACCCGGCGCCGGCGCAAGCGTTGGATGGCATACCCGAACCCCCGGGTAGGGTTGAACTCCAACCCGTCGCCGGCGATGACGAGATCAGGCAACGCATCGCGGATATTCTCACAACGACAGGATGGTTCGGCGAGCCCGAAGTCACTGTCGAGCAAGGAATCGTTTTCCTGAAAGGAACGACGGACACCGACGAATACAGGCAGTGGGCCGGAAATCTGGCGAGGAATACGGTAGGCGTGGTTGCCGTCGTTAATCAAATCGAAATGACCCCCAGCAGGATTTGGGATTTCGACCCCACCTTTCAGGTCATGGACGATTTAGCGCGACGATTCGTTCGGTTGCTGCCCCTGATCGTGGTGGCATTGGTCGTCATCGCCATTTCGTGGTTCCTCGCCAGGTTTACTGTGCGTGTACTGCGTCGTTGGCTCCTCGATCGATCCCTCACCCGTCTATTACGCGAAGTACTGGCCCGCGCCGGCGGTATCCTTGTCATGCTTGCGGGTCTCTACCTTGTGCTCCGCATCGCCGGACTCACCCAACTCGCGCTTACGGTGGTGGGCGGCACCGGCCTGCTGGGCCTGGTGCTGGGCATCGCCTTCCGCGACATCACCGAAAATTTCCTCGCCAGTCTCTTTCTAAGCTTGCAGCAGCCGTTTCGTGAGGGCGATCTGGTGGAAGTAGCCGGCGTGACGGGTTACGTGCAGCGACTGACCTCCCGCACGACT contains these protein-coding regions:
- a CDS encoding mechanosensitive ion channel, with translation MLEAHRRRLDPVQAGLIAAHVTLCREDEIARLDPQILRHRIASRQRCKDSRLYPGIVSCMGRRYIVTGRSAHGVGAHTNTWSVAPSISTPWKHGQALMEYVSDRPIDHRGTPQRRKLFTARAVRLICATFLYGAVFAFTPAAAQQVDSSELNPAPAQALDGIPEPPGRVELQPVAGDDEIRQRIADILTTTGWFGEPEVTVEQGIVFLKGTTDTDEYRQWAGNLARNTVGVVAVVNQIEMTPSRIWDFDPTFQVMDDLARRFVRLLPLIVVALVVIAISWFLARFTVRVLRRWLLDRSLTRLLREVLARAGGILVMLAGLYLVLRIAGLTQLALTVVGGTGLLGLVLGIAFRDITENFLASLFLSLQQPFREGDLVEVAGVTGYVQRLTSRTTVLMTLDGNQVQVPNSTIFKSTIRNFTSNPNRREDFVVGIGYDDSIPHAQEVALKVLAEHPAVLDEPEPLVLVENLGSSTVNLRVYFWLDGGQHSWLKVKSSVIRLVKRAFQEAGISLPDEARELIFPQGVPVHIIESAGSTEPAAPTRAKPPVEPKTVATSGEASLQSDAGEIKEQARKSWTPGENLLTPTSFPDPT